The sequence TTGTAGCAGGCCTCCAGCACCGGCTGCGGGAATGCCTTCAGCTCGGCGCCGTTGGCAATCAGCCGCTTCAGCGCCGCCGGGTTCACGCTGTCGTACTTCTCCAGCATCCAGGCGCCGGCCGCGGAGCCGGCCTGGTTGAGAATGGCCTGATATTGCTTCGGCAACGACGCCCACTTCTCGTCGTTGACGATCATGTGCAGCATGGCGCCGCCTTCCCACCAGCCGGGGAAGTAGTAGTACTTTGCGACCTTCTGGAAGCCGAGCTTCTCGTCGTCATAGGGGCCGACGAATTCGGCGGCGTCGATCGAACCTTTCTCCAGCGCCGAATAGACGTCGCCGCCGGCGAGCTGCTGCGGAACGACGCCGAGCCGCGCCAGCACATGGCCGCCCATGCCGGCGATACGGAATTTGAGACCCTTGAGATCGTCGACGGTCTTGATCTCCTTGCGGAACCAGCCGCCCATCTGCGTGCCGGAATTGCCGCACAGGATGGCGTGCGCCTTGAACGGCTTCAGCGCCTCGTTGGTGAGGTCGGCGCCGCCGCCGAAATGCCACCATGACTCCTGATGGCGATGGTTCATGCCGAACGGCGCACCGGTGGCGTAAGCCAGCGCCGGCTCCTTGCCGATGTAGAAATAGAGCGGCGTCTGCGCCATCTCGACCGAGGCGACGCTGACCGCGTCGAGCGCCTGCAGGCCGGGGACGAGCTCACCCGCAGCAAAGGTCTGGATCTGGAATTTGTTGTCGGTGGCCTCGGCAACATATTTCGCGAAGGTCTGCGCCGTGCCGTAGATGGTGTCGAGCGACTTCGGGAAGCTCGAGGTCAGGCGCCATTTGATCTCGGGCGCGCTTTGCGCAATCGCGGGTGCTGCAACCAGCGTCGTCGCGCCGGCGACCGCGCCGCCCTTGAGGAATGTACGGCGTTTCATGATGGGGCTCTCCCTTGAAGTCAGGCTCGAGATGGGTGGCCTTGTGAACCGGCTTTGGCCACGGCCTTGGCGGACCGTTTGCCTGTTCCTGGCGCAGAGTTCAAGCTGCCAGAATGCATGGCGCCGCGGCCATCGGCCGCCAAAACGGCGCGCCGAACCAAGGGCTTGCCGAAGGCCTCAGGCGTCCTCGAGAAAGACCGAGAGCGCCCGCTGCAATTCCTTGAACGCGCGCGGTCCGATCTTGGCTGCAAGCGTCTTCTCGCTCTCGGCAATCGCCGGGCGCAACCGACCCAGCAGCGCGGCCCCGGCCTGCGTCAGATACAGCACGTAATAGCGGCGGTTGATCGCGGAGGCCGACCGCTGCACGAGCCCCCGCCGCTCCAGATGATCCACGAGGCGCCCGAGCCCGGCCCGCTCGATCGACAGCGATTGCGCAATGGCGAGCTGATTGACACCCGGATTGGCCTCGATCACCGACAGGACGGAGAACTGTGCCGCACTGATGTCGAAAGCGGCGAGCCGCCGGCTGACGTCCTTGAAGACCCAGAGCTGGGCGCGCCGGATGCGATAGCCGAGCGAACGGGACAGATCGTCGGAGGCGAGCAACTTGGGCCGGACGGGCTTTGCGGCCGCCGCAGCGCGCGGCGCGGACCGCGGCGGCTTTGCAACCGGCGCGCGGCGTTGCCCGCCCTTGGACGATCGCTTCCTGACGCCCGCTTTCTCCGGCCCCATCGACGATGATCTTTCGCAAGCCGTTGCTGCGGCATCCGTCCCGGCCATCCGAGATTCGACGCTTGAGTTTATCGCAGCCAGACCGGATCGAGAAGCCGGGCGGGATCGCGCGCCTTGCGAGCACAGCTTCTACGACAGGTTGCGCTGCGCACTCGCGCGCCGCGTCATGTTGACACGGCAACATCGCCCGCCCTAGGATCGTGAAAGCCCGCCGTGACACGAGCGGGGCCTAGGGGGATGACGTCCGTGCTTCCATCAGAGATGGGCGCCGAGCTGCGTGCGCTTACGCATCGCGGTGCGATCGACTCGCGCAGCACGCCTCTGCGCGTTGCGTGCACATCGCGCACCGTCACCTCTGCTTTGGCAACGACATCGTCAACGACACTGCCTGAACGGACGCGACCTCATGCGGAGCGTCCGCTCGACCATCATTGATGAAACTGGGAGGGACTGAGATGAAACGCCTATTTCTCGCATCGACGATCGTGGCCGGCTGTGCCGCTCTCGGCACGCACGCCATCGCACACGGATTTCCTCCGAGCGGCGTCGCGCCGCGCGCGTCCTGTACCGCCCTCACCGGCCTCACGCTGCCGAACACGCAGATCCTGAGCGCGACGCAGAAGTCCGGCTATTGCAACGTGATCGGCATCATCAACAAGCGCGTCTCGACGCAGGACCCCGATCATTTCACCTACGGCATCGGCTTCTCGCTCAACCTGCCCAACACATGGCACGGCCGCTTCGAGATGATGGGCGGCGGCGGCACCGACGGCAGCCTCAACGCCGATCCGCAGGGTGCCGCCGGCGTCGAGCTCGGCCAGGGCTGGGCCGTCGCCGCCAATGACGGCGGTCACGAAGACAACGCCAACAATGTCGTCGGCGGACATCAGGACGACGATCCCAATGCCGGCGGCTCCGCGCATTTCGCGATCGACGCGCAGGCACGCAGGGACTACGGCTACAACGGCATCGAGAAGACCGCGACGATCTCCAAGCGGATCATCTCCTATTTCTACGGCCTCGACACCGTCCATTCCTACATCATGGGCTGCTCGAACGGCGGACGTGACGCCATGATGGCCTCGCAACGCTTCCCCTGGCTGTTCGACGGCGTGATCTCGCAAAATCCCGGCTTCAACCTGCCGCAGGCGGGTCTTGCGGAGGCCTGGAACGAGCAGGTGCTCGGCACGCTCTCGACCAGCAAGGACGTCAACGGGCAGCCGTTCATTCCCGACACGTTTCCCGTCCAGGATCTCCAGGTGGCCTCGGCCGCGATCCTGAGCGCCTGCGACGCCCTCGACGGTCTGGTCGACGGCATCATCGACAATTATCACGCCTGCACGGCGAGGAAGGTGTATCCGGCGCTCGCCAGCTACACCTGCGGCACCGGCTCGCACGGCAGCACGCCGCATGGCGGCACCTGCCTCACCAGCGCGCAAGTGGACGCGCTCAAGAAGATCTATGCCGGGCCCGTGAACTCCAGGGGACAGCGGCTCTATTCGAACTGGTTCTGGGATGCCGGCATCTGGACGCCGCCGACCGCACCGGGCGCGGGCTGGCAGCTCTGGAACGTCGTCACCGCACCGGTCCCGAACGTCAACACCGCGATCAACCTGACGCTCGGCGCCGGCGCGATCCCGATGATCTTCCAGACCCCGCCGGTCGTCACGCCCGTGGGCGGCCCGAACGGCCAGGAAGCCTTCGTGTTCAAGTTCAACTTCGACACCGACGCGCCGAAGATTTTCACGAAGACGGCGGCCTATCCCGAAAGCAGCATGGACTTCATGGCCGCGACCGCGACCGACCTGCGGCCGTTCAGGGCGCGCGGCGGCAAGCTGATCATCTCCTCCTCCGTCAATGACGGCATCTTCTCGGGTGCCGCGATTGCCCGCTGGTATCGCAACATGGACCGGCATATGAGCGGGGGCGCGAGCGATTTCGCGCGGCTGTTCATGGTGCCGAACATGGCCCATTGCGGCGGCGGCGCGGCCACGGCGAGCTTCGCCGGGAACCAGCTCAAGGCCATCACCGACTGGGTCGAGAAGGGCATCGCGCCGGACCGCATCGTCGCGGCCAACACCAACGCGACCTCGCCCTATCCGGCCGGCGGACTGTTCGATCCGCGCATTGCCCAGAACTTCCCGGCCAGCGGCACGCGGCCGCTCTGCGTCTATCCGAAGATCGCCGCCTACAAGGGCAGCGGCCTAACCAACGACGCCGGCAGCTTCGCCTGCATCGACGCCGGCTTCAGGCCGGGCGGCGACCACGACTTCCATGACGATGACGACGGGCGCGGCGACAACAGGCAGTGAGCGGCGCGAGATCACGAACAACACGGCGCGCGGTGTCACCGCGCGTCGCATGCTCAAGAGTGCGCACGTCGCGCCCCAATCTCCGTCATTGCGAGCGCAGCGAAGCAATCCAGAGTCCCTCCGCGGAGACAGTCTGGATTGCTTCGCTGCGCTCGCAATGACGATGCGGAAACATCGCTCGCAATGATGCGGAGTGGACGGAACGTCCACTCAGAGCAGCTTGGCGCTCACGAACAGCGCGCGCACGGCGTTGGTCGCCTGCACCGCCAGCATGGCATTGCCGGCCGCGCCTTCGAGGGCCGCGACGGCGTCCTCATGCAGCGAGCGGAATTCCATCCACTCGACCGATTTGAAATTGGTCAGGAATTGATAGGCCTGCCCGACGGTCGCAATCGCCAGCGTGTCACCGTTCAGCTTGATCTTGAACGTTGTGCGCAGCGGGGTTTCGGAGCTTGCTGGATCACTCATGGGCTGCTTCTGGACGATGACGGCTTAACGAAGGGGAAACGGCAGCCCCGCCGCGCCTAGCAAATATCAGGAGGCGGTGCTGGCGCGCTGCGAGGCGGTCGCCGATCCGCTCAGGCTGGGCACCACGACCAGGCGGTTGAACTCGCCATTGTCCCAGGCTTTCAGGAAGCGATCATAGTCCTTGATCGAGACGCAGCCGTTGGAATCGCCGCGCGGCCCGAGCATGTAGTTGTGGGTGAGCAGGCCGACGCGGCCGAGCGCGCTGGTGCCATCGGTCGGGGTCAGGCGCAGCGCACGGACGCCGTGGAACAGCTTTTCGCGCGGCTTCAGATCATAGGTCGCCGGCGGGGTCGCACCGACCATGCGCTGGTCGACATGCTGGGGGTCGTCCATCAGCGCGCCCATGCCCGAATGCGCTTCCAGCGCGACGCCGCTCGGCAGGTACAGCGCCTTGGCCGAGATGTCGTAGACCGCCGTGCGCGAATCATAACCGAGCGCGGCGAGGTCCGGCGCCTTGCTGAGCAAGCCGTCGCCGGGGGTCAGGGAGGCCAGCTTGATCTTGTCGGTGAATTTCTCGAAGAAGTTGCGGTTGTCGACCCTGGGATTGGTCTCGGCATAGGACTGGCTCGAGGCAATCTGGGCGGAGAAGTCCGCCTGGACCGGACGCGAGCGCGGCATCGGGACGGCATCGGCACGCTGCGCCGGTCGCGGCTCCTCGACTGCGGTCCGATCGTCCTCGGTCAGGGTCGAGCGCCACTCGTCGCCCTGAAGCTTCTGGGCGAGCATCGCCTTGGCATCGCGGAGCTTGAGCTGGACCGCGTTCACGGCGGAGCGCTCCAGCGTCCGCAGGCCGAGCTCGCGGGCCGGCGGGTTGCCAGACGCCGATGCGAAACGGTCCTCGAACGAGGGAGTATTGGCCGGC is a genomic window of Bradyrhizobium sp. CB1717 containing:
- a CDS encoding substrate-binding domain-containing protein, whose protein sequence is MKRRTFLKGGAVAGATTLVAAPAIAQSAPEIKWRLTSSFPKSLDTIYGTAQTFAKYVAEATDNKFQIQTFAAGELVPGLQALDAVSVASVEMAQTPLYFYIGKEPALAYATGAPFGMNHRHQESWWHFGGGADLTNEALKPFKAHAILCGNSGTQMGGWFRKEIKTVDDLKGLKFRIAGMGGHVLARLGVVPQQLAGGDVYSALEKGSIDAAEFVGPYDDEKLGFQKVAKYYYFPGWWEGGAMLHMIVNDEKWASLPKQYQAILNQAGSAAGAWMLEKYDSVNPAALKRLIANGAELKAFPQPVLEACYNATQEHLNELAGKSDLFKRTKDSHDAYMKELLFYTQIAENFYDNYLLSKMRNKS
- a CDS encoding MarR family transcriptional regulator, translating into MGPEKAGVRKRSSKGGQRRAPVAKPPRSAPRAAAAAKPVRPKLLASDDLSRSLGYRIRRAQLWVFKDVSRRLAAFDISAAQFSVLSVIEANPGVNQLAIAQSLSIERAGLGRLVDHLERRGLVQRSASAINRRYYVLYLTQAGAALLGRLRPAIAESEKTLAAKIGPRAFKELQRALSVFLEDA
- a CDS encoding tannase/feruloyl esterase family alpha/beta hydrolase, producing the protein MKRLFLASTIVAGCAALGTHAIAHGFPPSGVAPRASCTALTGLTLPNTQILSATQKSGYCNVIGIINKRVSTQDPDHFTYGIGFSLNLPNTWHGRFEMMGGGGTDGSLNADPQGAAGVELGQGWAVAANDGGHEDNANNVVGGHQDDDPNAGGSAHFAIDAQARRDYGYNGIEKTATISKRIISYFYGLDTVHSYIMGCSNGGRDAMMASQRFPWLFDGVISQNPGFNLPQAGLAEAWNEQVLGTLSTSKDVNGQPFIPDTFPVQDLQVASAAILSACDALDGLVDGIIDNYHACTARKVYPALASYTCGTGSHGSTPHGGTCLTSAQVDALKKIYAGPVNSRGQRLYSNWFWDAGIWTPPTAPGAGWQLWNVVTAPVPNVNTAINLTLGAGAIPMIFQTPPVVTPVGGPNGQEAFVFKFNFDTDAPKIFTKTAAYPESSMDFMAATATDLRPFRARGGKLIISSSVNDGIFSGAAIARWYRNMDRHMSGGASDFARLFMVPNMAHCGGGAATASFAGNQLKAITDWVEKGIAPDRIVAANTNATSPYPAGGLFDPRIAQNFPASGTRPLCVYPKIAAYKGSGLTNDAGSFACIDAGFRPGGDHDFHDDDDGRGDNRQ
- a CDS encoding DUF2778 domain-containing protein, with translation MLSLAAVALALGAAAWVVDLGDSTPLVTAALPPANTPSFEDRFASASGNPPARELGLRTLERSAVNAVQLKLRDAKAMLAQKLQGDEWRSTLTEDDRTAVEEPRPAQRADAVPMPRSRPVQADFSAQIASSQSYAETNPRVDNRNFFEKFTDKIKLASLTPGDGLLSKAPDLAALGYDSRTAVYDISAKALYLPSGVALEAHSGMGALMDDPQHVDQRMVGATPPATYDLKPREKLFHGVRALRLTPTDGTSALGRVGLLTHNYMLGPRGDSNGCVSIKDYDRFLKAWDNGEFNRLVVVPSLSGSATASQRASTAS